Within the Phaseolus vulgaris cultivar G19833 unplaced genomic scaffold, P. vulgaris v2.0 scaffold_29, whole genome shotgun sequence genome, the region cAAAGGCAAATGGAACACGGCATTTCTTCTTCAGCTCTAATATGTCAACAACGTGCCAACTTTAAATTCTTTCACTAGTCGTCCATTTCTTTTTCTACTCCCTTAACAACTTGCTGCAACATGCAACAAAAGAAAGTTTCATCTTCTAGCTTTCTGCATAAAATATATGCCaggcaaaggaaaaagaacaaTACATGTTGGATCCATTGAACAAGAAGAGGTTACCTGATTTGTAGTCAACATCGCCTTAAAGCATGACAAGGCGTATTGCACATCGCTTGCCGATATTTGGTGGTGGAGAACAACTCTCATTCTGAAATAAACAGACACTGTCATTAACCTCTTGCCTTGCTCACAGAGTGGAATAGTTATCTTATAtcaacaaattattacttcacGTATAGAAAGAGAAGTAAGAACAATGGTCAAGCAGAAAGTAACATAAGTTTAGGAAATTAATAACGTGTTTAGCAAACGTTACTCCTGTTCCCAAGCCCCGACTTAATCCACCAAAAATGTTTTTCTGAACAAGTATTTccttttctataaaaaaaaaagcatgcATTACATAATATTGACGTTTATTCATAAACACTGTAGGAAAAAGAGAATACAACAGATGCACACACCGTCAAAATTGAAAGTATTGCAAAATAAGAGTGAATTTTAAGCTTAGGGAAAAGGTCccgtaataaaaatattttaaaactgaTGCACAACAAGTTTCTCCAACATTTGAATAGTTTAACGCTCGGATAAACATGCCACATCGACTTAAAGACACTTATATTATGctgatatataaaaaagtagaaaagaTCAACATGCTGATTCACTGATTACGTTTGGTACACGAATAAAGAGATATTAGTcaacaaaaataacaattaaaactTGGATTTCGAAGGATTAGAGGTTCATTCATGTCATTGTTAGTGCATTAAACCTCAGAAGGAACTCATAGTAGTGACTTGACTTCATTGTAAAGTTTGcaattatttcaattatttataatagACTGAACGTTGAGGGGAAACAAGACCTTGATGAGCTCTCTTGCATCAAAAGGATACCACGTTCTTCCAAGTACTTGCATATTTTCTCTGCCCTAGTCTGGATACCATCTTCAATGTCAATGAATACCTGGTACCACAGAAAGAAAAATTTAGTGGTTCCTTAAGGGATGTATGTAAAATTATCATTTATGTTGTTTGCACTTGGCGTTCTAGGCTGAGTACTGCGAcagaaattaagaaataaagCGCAATCAAGACAGAGTGCACAAACACAAATAAACAGAGCAACAATGAAGTTTCACCATATAAACAAGATACACTACACTAAATTCTAAATACTCACTATATTGGTCTCCACACCAAGGGTATCCACTCTCAGTCCTTTAAGTTCCCTCAATCCATctgaaagaaaggaaaaagttACAGTAGAATAGAAAGTTTAAAAGAAAATGGTTTCTgagtttaagaaaattataattcatgAAACGGACTAGCTAAAATTTTGACATTTACCAGCTAACAGTCTAGCTTTCTTGTGATCATTTTCCAGCTTTCCAATATTTTCCTGCAAGGCAACAAGTGCTGCAGCACAAAGGATGCCAATCTGTCTCATTCCACCTCCTAAGGTTTTCCGGAGTCGTCTGGCctgaaaaaaatagataaacaaGACTTGAACATCAGTTGTCCAGTAAGAACCTACCTCCATTTACTTTCcctctaaaattataaaactacCTTTGCAATAAAATTCTCGGAACCAACAATAACAGATCCAACTGGAGCACCTATACCTTTAGATAGGCAAACCTAATTCATAAGTTCAAAGAAATAAAGTCAGTTTGCTTTACTATTATTAAATAGGTTATTATAGACGCAACAAGTTTCATATGAAACAGGCCATAAAATCAGTCCTCTGGAACTTTACTCAATAAGTTAGATAAAAGCAAAACTTCAAAAGGCCAAGAAGATATACTGAATCGTAGGCAAACAGGAAAAAGAACAGAAAACATACGGAAACTGAATCGGCTGCTTGGACAAGCCTATCCACTGGAATACCAAGTGCCTGAAAATCCAAACTTTTCAGTTATAATGCGTATATTAGCAGGAAGGAGAAACAAAAAACGAACAGGAAGTAAAAAACTGAAAGCTAGATATATAATTAAAGGCAAGATATGATTCTCATAACTCAGACTGTCAATGAgaaaattgataaaattatgCTACTCATTGGAAAATAGGCAGTGAAGGGTCTGATCATATTTAACTGCTTATCTCACTTCATAATAAACAAATGTAGAAGTCACATTTAATCATTCAAATGGTAACCAACCTGCTCTTTCAGATTGATTTGACTGTAAATTCACATTGTCATATCCATTCCATTTATGAAAGTAATTATACCCGTATAAATAAATTGTGACCAAGCCCTGTGCTAGGATGGCAGACAGGGAAGTCACTAAAGGGTTATCCACAGTACAACTTGCCTATGATTATGTACATTCTATGTTCATTATTATTGGAGTAGCACTAGCCGTGAGAAAAAAATTTACACATAAAGTGTGTATAAAGCCTTACAACTGAGGAAAGCATGAGTAAGAGACAAATGTACTTACAACTGATGCGTTAAAAATACGGGCTCCATCAATGTGAAGCTTCAGTCCGTGCTTCTTAGCTAACTCCCCAACTCTGTCTGTATATTCAACTGAGAGGCATCTGCCACCAGAGCTGCATCCAGGTAAAATATAAGCCATGATgctttatataattttgaatcaGTATCAGCAGAAAGGGACTTTTAAAATCCAAAGAAAAACTAGCAGATTCCCTGGGCCTGAATTCATTTTAGTAGCTGTGGGGTAATTATAACCAACAAGAGTGTACAGAGCAATGAAGTGGTGTCACCGCATTAAGAAAATACTGCCCCATGTCTTTAGTAACACCGCATGGGGCAATCCTTCAGGTttacaaaaacaaataaaatggtCTGCTGCGATCACTGAAGGCCTTGTAAGAGGTAGCATCTCCACCCAGCAACCAATATATACATCAAGAAAGGTTATAAATGTCTGTaaacaaagaacaaatttaCGATATTCAATTTGGAAGATTAAATTAAGTTCCTAAGTGCTTACTTTGCGTGAGTATTTTCCAAGCAAATAAGCTTGGTGGTTGGATACAGTAACTCCCCCCTAGGGTCCCTGATAGCAGTTTCAATCAAATCAATGTCCATGGTTCCATCATCGTTATTCTTCACTGGTCTTGGATGCACCCCGCCAATAGTTGCAATGCCGCCATTCTCGTAAATATAGATATGGCAATTGTCTCCAAGAATAACTTCACTTCCCCTGACATCACAATGAACAAGTACACATATAAGGTTCCCCATTGTGCCAGATGGGACAAAAAGAGCAGCTTCTTTGCCCATTGTCTTTGCCATCTCTGCTTCTAAGCGGAAAGCAGTAGGGTCATTGCCTAGAACATCGTCATCAACTTCAGCACTCGCCATGGCAGCCCGCATTGCTTCAGTTGGCTTCGTAACTGTGTCTGACCGAAGATCCACAATTCTAGTTACCATCTTCTcctcaactaaaataaaacaagCCAAAAAGTAAAAAAGTCGATCGCCATCCTCAATTTCTCACCATTTCCATTCGGTacaaattcaatttcaaaagaaccaAATCACCAAATTTAAACAAACAGATGCTTACGGTGACATTTCTCTGCCACCATTGTTGGATTCAAATTAACTAATTCAGAAACACTTGCAAATTATCACGAGTCAAAAAAAGTTTCCCAATCTACAAATGATTAGTATTTTCGATAATAACAGCAGCCTTGGCAGAATTCCACGAATAACAAACTAAAGACAGAAGCCCAGTTACACGTATCAGTAGTAATCTCCGCAATCCACGTGAAatcataaaaaagaataaattaaaaattgccAAGAAATTTAGGAGCCGAATTGAACAATTCAAGCAAGACAAAAGAAAGGACGGAAAAAAAGAAATCACCGAAAGTTTCCCGCAAAATAAGAGGTGCAATGATAATCTTGAAACAGTCTCCACTCTACAGAAAACTGtagtaaaataataacaaaGATATGAGGAAATAGAGCATTACAGAATAGAGTGTTGTGGAAGACAAAAATATTGAGGATTTTCCTATTTTGGAAAAGGAAATTgtatgcataaaataataacactaaaaatagaaaacaaaagatGAAACTGTGGAGATAAAAACACAGGAAAAGACGCAACTGCTGCAAAAGACATGACACATACCAGAGCAAGGCAACCCGTGAacctttttttatctttttttttttcttaaatagcGTGATTCGCAGAAGTAAAAGCAAAGAGCGGATTATTCTTATAATTTGGTTTTAGTGGTtgagaaatgaagaagaagaagaagaagaagaagaagaagaaggtggTTGTGCGATGAATTTTGAGTTGAGAAGAGTTAATCCAATTTACCAGAGGAAGGTGGAAGAAGATTAACCCTAGCTCTCCCTCAGACTAAGTCGAACTGAAGTTCATGCACTGGTTTTGCGACTTCCACTGGAAGGCAgttatagttatatatatatatatatatatatatatatatatatatatatatatatatatatatatatatatatatatatatatatagggaATCTACCACCTTCTATACTCTACTCTCCTCTActctattaattaattatttatttatttattttaaatttatgattcTAATAAAAGGTGACTTCTCGTAACAATCCTATTCCTGCTATTTAGAAAATGAtagtttgaaatttttttgaaattatatacaatttttatatttttttatgtaatgaatttaaaaataaatatatataaaaaatatatataattaaataatataaaaaatattaaaattataatatgaaaataaaaaatttgggtTTTCAATCTATACCTATCCTTTTTATCCCATTTGTCGCTTTTCACCTTTTGGGAACGCTCATCTTAACACTATACCAAAATGCTATCTATGCTGGCATTGACTCATCTCTTTGCCTTTCCTCTTCCTTGGTATTCAAATATCAAATACCCTTttataatatcaataaaattCACAACTTTACAGTAAAAAAttccatttatatatttttttgactTTTCCAATTTTATTATAGACTTTATATTtagcaaaatattttttatatttaacaattttaaaataaaataattcattattagATTGTTAACATATCAGAATTTTGGATTCTCAACTTAtcataacaataacaatatacataatactctttttttatttttcattctctcttaatatattttctttacatTATTACTCTCcttatacttttaaaaaaagtgCATCCAGCATTATCGGTTCTTTTTAAAAGAGGCAAAGTCAATTGATTCATTCTCATTGGCATGaatttttataaactattttaaaacttatctcatcttttaattataatttagtatttatttggTCTTTTCGGATTCCTTTACCAGTGTCCTCATCCATCCCTGGTGGGCAGCCGGTTAGGTGTGTAATTTTGGCGGCTAAGGCTGTGTTTGAATTTTAATAGTACACGAAATcaaattttagtttctattttatacatttatgcttttaaaatctaattaaaaacATCACCTCAAATTTCAATTAACTTAAAAGCTGCGCTATTTctttctgatcctgcctgttgatcagaacgttggaacctgcctcgtcaagcttggatcgacgtgtgcaccgcgtcaacctccgtcctccgtcacgatccacctcaagaacctgcaaaagaacagagcggcgccgctgcggccgatcgcactccaatgcccaagtcagtgactgaatcaccaaatacttcaagagcaacgctcaagaactctcaaggaaccgtgcaatgttctctcacagtatgctcaagaactcgcaagcgtaaagaatataatctgaacgtgcgtacctcaaaagttcgttggggaacccttaaatacctggtcactttctttCTCCTAGCAGTTACCTGGACACGTGGTTCGCATCcagtacacgtgccatcatctggagcctccttgacttgggcgcagcttctgactctctttcggctaagttactttatgcatggtactgcccagtgcatagctaacttggagcgcgatctctactgggattggcgagttagggtgccttcgtacaccttccctgtgctctcgccggccgccttcataatctgcaccaccttcgtcttcggcgatgtgcttgctccggctatctctaatcacttggtcgcctgagtttacatctggcgacttcacctttAACCCGATGACCGTCGGTTCTGGTATACTGGAGAttggagcacgccaacttaataactggcgacttcacgagccccgacctccttcccttctgccaacctggcgtctcgtcaacacgcctatactgtagcttggtgccacgtcatcacttccgactaccagggcggtacactttCTAACtctaaactgaaattaaaacaCACTAATgcatttttatatataactctTTCGGCTTGTGTGAAGAGGAATATCACTACTCTAAAACAATTCATATTTCAGTCTAAAATTATTACGGTTCTAATTTTTATTCCttaaaattaattcatattttcaGTCTCgatgaaatattaattatttatttcctaATTTATCCTCCAACAAGCCACGTTAATAagtgatatttatattagaaaatgttaatgtatttattatagAAAAACGTTATATTATAGAAAAACGTTATAGTGAAAATACgaaagaaaacaaattttcCCTTGGTCGATTTTCGTTAAAATGAGAGTACttcacttaaaaaataattgagtcGTTTCTGGTTCAAATGAGAGTAATTCACTTgagttagatttttttatttgaaatttcatatgacttaatattttaacatttcaGTAGATTTGCATGACTTACTTAATGATTATATGATATTAGTGGAATATTAGAATACTTCAATAAGTTTATACTCAATAGacatataaaacaaaatgaagATAACTGCTTAAAACATTTCAATAAGTCAttatttattgtattatatACGGAATGCAtgctaatatttttatataagcttcataaaatatattaaattattatattaaataaaaaatagatttaattatcatttttatcCCTCATTTAGAAccaatattcattttaaaatagtggttattaaaaaaattaatttggtcctaacgtttttaaaatatatttaagtttatCCCTTTTCTTAATTTTGGACTAGCAAcattaagtgtttttttatgtGGCACAGAGAAGTGAAAACATGAACTGTGACCTGTTGTATGCATGGACACTTTGATGTATATGTAAGCCACGTGTGCGGTTTAGgattttgtaccgtcccgtacccgggcgttgacaagtcaaggtcaaagccaacgtcggggtcaaagtcaacataagtcgtcgcctaggtgaggcaacgccaagtgcaagcgtcgccaagaggaagcgtcgccaagataagacgtcgcctagagcaggcgtcgccaaggtaaaatgtcacaaaagcaaggcaatcacagtgttgctcctcgatacccatgggtaggaaagaccatggagggagcgacgccgtgggaaggcctcaaaccccgataacccggggtagcaataaagagaagagaaaggtggcttcaaggctgtaccgtcccgtacccgggcgttgactaagtcaaggtcaaagtcaacaccaggggtcaaagtcaacaccaggcgtcgcctaggtgaagagacgctaagtgccagcgtcaccaagaagaggcgtcgccaaggcaaggcgtcgcctaggtgaaggcgccgccccaccagggcgtcgccagatcaaacagtactaaagcaaggcaatcacagtgtggttccccgatacccatgggtaggaaagaccatggagggagcgacgccgtgggaaggcctcaggtcccgataacccggggcagcgataaagagaaggaaaaggtggcttcaaggccataatgatggcaccagtgtagggcagcctgactcgtgaagtacccctgccgccccagagacgcctttgggacagatgcGACTcgagaggaaggtcacgcccagggtagccgggtgcagggtacgagaggaaggcagatacgctctcaaagtaagtgactagataattgggggcatgagttggcacccaaaaagtcacccctagcgcagtagcactcccaagcaggggGACTCACACGCAGAAACGTCCCCAAATgggtagaaacgcccccagatggggtcacggcgtcgtgaggccctccacgtgtacgacagccatgtcaaaatagaaacaccctttagtcaggtgccaggtaattaaagtcattcaacacagtttccgtttcgagcgttcaggtactataatggctcccaagcgtttcaacgtcttaaatgcgctacgttttctaattagatacgctgattgagtgcgttacatttgtaattaaaggcgctttaaggtgctttaaatgcttgggtagtttaaatagcgctgagaatgttggaaacggggttcgaacttttggcgaatttaccagaactctctagttgcttgctcgtgccttgaggttacgtacaagggactggggaaagatctttgcctgagggagaaacacacacacaatacacagttctttttaccaccttcagagtgccatacgcggtgctcagagacggaggtgcacagttttggtgtttcttgctggctgacttgagcgtcggagtgcaaacggccgttagggcgcccttttgtcctctttttgcaggaatccacaggtaaccagtgggaaggagtccctagctgacggttgaggtcgcgcacgaagacgtcccagtcaaccggacggaacaaaggccatagtaatagcgccagtgaAGAGCAATCTGACTCCTGAAGTGCCCAttccgccccagagacgcccttgggatagttacgactCATGAGAAGGGTCATGCTCGGGGGCAGcaaggtgcagggtacgagaggaaggtagatacgctctcaaagtgagtgactagaggtttgggggcatgagttggcacccaaaaagtgaccccttgcgcagatgcacaaccaagtaggaggactcacatgaggaaatacccccaagtggggtcacggtgctgtgaggccctccacgtgtaatagcagccaagtcagaatagaaacgtcaatttgtcaggtacaaggtaattaaagctatttaataaggtttacgtttcgagcgtttaaggtactataaatgctcccaagcggtttaaacatcttaaaggcgctgaacgtttcataattaaatgcgctttaagatgctttaaatgctagagtagtttaaatagcgccttgaatgttggaaagggggttcgaacttttggcagactttccTAGAACAcgctctagttgcttgctcgagtcttgaggctacgcacaagggactagggagagaggttgtttgccagaacgagaaaatagacactatacacagtttcttttgaccaccttcagagtgccattcacggtgctccgatacggaggtgtagagttttggtgtttcttaccaactgacttgagcgtcggggtgcaaacagccgctagggcaccctttcttccttctttgcaggaatccacaggtaaccagtgggaaggtgtccctagctgacgggtgaggttgcgcacgaagacgtcccaggtcaaccggccggaacattttagcgcccaccgtggggaagatttaaaacatcagtcccatcacaagctACGAAGATCTATCAGAGCCACCATAACGTTGGCAGAAGTTGGAGGAAACGGTGAAGAATGAGGGCCACCACTAGACAAGGTACCGCACGCGCGGCGAGTgaggaaatgtccatgcagcaggtcatggaaatgatgcgggggctgcaggatgaGATGGCGGAGTCGAGGATGGAACAAGAACGCATACAGGCGGATCTCGCAGACTCGCGCGGgagaaacgaagagctccatcgtGTGAATGAAGAGTTGCGCCGGGGTTTGAACAATAACCAAGGGCAACGTGAACAAGATGAGACCGAGcgtctcaccccaccaagggagttttccacacccttctcgcaggagatcctggaTGCAgtaatccccaacacgttcacgggacccaaggtgattttcaccgggatggaggaccccgaggcgcatctcactgcattccacacgcagatggtgttGGTAGGTGGCTCCGATGCCGcgagatgcaagctctttatgagcacgttGATGGGGATGgcaatggattggttcatcagcctttcaaacggccatatcacctcctttcgGCAGTTTTCGTAGCTGTTTAGGGAGTAATACTTGGCGAACAAGGCTCCACCGCCAGtttcctacgacctgtttgacgtaaaacagtatcaaggggagaccttaaaggaatacatcaaccgcttcggggcccaagtagtaaaggttggtacttcagaggagcccatgatcgtgtacgcattcagaaaaggcgtatgccccgacCCTTTTTGCGAATCCATTATTCGTAATCGCCCTAGGACCTTCGTTGaaatacggcgtcgggcggtggaacatatctcctctgaaggagaggtgtgtgagaagcgcaccagcgtcgtaccctcacgcccgagaacACAGACGcgggctcaacccgtcagggtcaacgagaccacgacggggagaaagaagccagaggggaGATGCCCCTATGAgaccagaaagccccagccccggggtccagcaggaggggaTCGCCCGACCAGAGAGAGGGCAaggccggcgaggtacaactttgtggtggagttgaaaGACCTGATTGCCGTGCCCAATATAGCTgaaaggttgaggcgaccggcgaagactgacaaggtgttagggcctcggaaggactcttggtgcgagttccacgaagctttcggtcatcacatcgataactgcctgtcgctgggttaccagctagatgagttggtgagaagcgggtttctgaaggattatgtcgcagagcccGCCACGACCGCGGCCCTGCCAGCGCCAGCGGAGGagcaagcgcacgagatgcctgtcCTCGGCGAAGTCCATACCATTGCTGGTGGCTTTTCCGGTGGAgggcccaccgcctcccagcgaaagaagtacgcgagggggtcaactcaattgaagaaagaatctcaggtgatccgtgggagtcggacctcgtgttcacgagggcgGATCTGCAGGATGTTgtgccgcacgacaacgaccccgtggtcatttcagtcGTCACGGCGGgcagaaaggtgcacagggttcttgtcgaccaaggaagctctgcagatgtcatgttctggttgacattcaacaagttgcggttgtctcccgaccttttgagaccctacacagggtgcttatatgggtttgcagataaccaggtggaagtccgaggctacttggagttgaggacaacgttcacggatggagaggcctcgcgtaccgaaagcatccggtacttggtcgtaaacgccaattccgcctacaacatcttgttgggcagaccggcgttgaataggctgaacgcattagcctccacgcgccatatgaagatgaagctgccggatctCAGCGGCAAGGTGATTGTCATTAAATCGGATCAGGAGGAAGCACGgaaatgttatgagaatagcctgaaaacgaagagaggcgtgtttatGGTGTTCGAGCGTCCGCCAAGAGCAGATGCAATGATGGAGATAGAACCCCTGATTAAAGCGACGCCCACGGAGTCAACGCCTAGTCAGGCCACACTCGTTGGGGCGACGCCCGAGGCAGATACGCACATGGAGGACATTCACCCTGTAGAAGAGGCGACGCCCAGTAAGGAAAATAGCAGGGATCAGCAGGCGGCTAACGTGGTGGAAAGGGAAATTGGCGGCAAAACATTTAAGTTGGGGCGTTTGCTGAGCCAAGAAGAGCAAGAT harbors:
- the LOC137817301 gene encoding low-specificity L-threonine aldolase 1-like isoform X1, with translation MVAEKCHLEEKMVTRIVDLRSDTVTKPTEAMRAAMASAEVDDDVLGNDPTAFRLEAEMAKTMGKEAALFVPSGTMGNLICVLVHCDVRGSEVILGDNCHIYIYENGGIATIGGVHPRPVKNNDDGTMDIDLIETAIRDPRGELLYPTTKLICLENTHANSGGRCLSVEYTDRVGELAKKHGLKLHIDGARIFNASVALGIPVDRLVQAADSVSVCLSKGIGAPVGSVIVGSENFIAKARRLRKTLGGGMRQIGILCAAALVALQENIGKLENDHKKARLLADGLRELKGLRVDTLGVETNIVFIDIEDGIQTRAEKICKYLEERGILLMQESSSRMRVVLHHQISASDVQYALSCFKAMLTTNQQVVKGVEKEMDD
- the LOC137817301 gene encoding low-specificity L-threonine aldolase 1-like isoform X2: MVTRIVDLRSDTVTKPTEAMRAAMASAEVDDDVLGNDPTAFRLEAEMAKTMGKEAALFVPSGTMGNLICVLVHCDVRGSEVILGDNCHIYIYENGGIATIGGVHPRPVKNNDDGTMDIDLIETAIRDPRGELLYPTTKLICLENTHANSGGRCLSVEYTDRVGELAKKHGLKLHIDGARIFNASVALGIPVDRLVQAADSVSVCLSKGIGAPVGSVIVGSENFIAKARRLRKTLGGGMRQIGILCAAALVALQENIGKLENDHKKARLLADGLRELKGLRVDTLGVETNIVFIDIEDGIQTRAEKICKYLEERGILLMQESSSRMRVVLHHQISASDVQYALSCFKAMLTTNQQVVKGVEKEMDD